One Planctomycetaceae bacterium genomic window, TCCCACGCAGGCGGGAACCCAGCTGAACGTCCTCTGGGTTCCCGCCTGCGCGGGAATGACGGGGTGCGATTCGGTGGGCTCTTGAATGGAGCTATTTTTCCGCAGGAATCTCGGAACCGTGCGGGTCGATTGTTGGAGCTTCCGTTGCTTCGTCCAGCCGGTCGCGAAGTTCCTGATCGGTGAAGTGTTCCAGTCGCTCGGCCTTGTCGTGGATCCGGTCAGTCGGAATTCCCGCCAGAGACACCAGGTACTGTTCCCACAGCCGATGAGATCTCACCAGTCCGCGGGCTCGTGCGCGTCCGTGTTCTGTCAGCACGTAGCCGGAATCGGTGACATCAAGTTCGTCGCGTATGCGCAGCCACTTCAGGACCGTTCGCAGCGACATCTGATCCGCCAGCAGCAGATCCTGCAGACTTGTCAGCGATGCCGCCGACGTTTCCGCTTTCTCTTCCAGGCGATACAGCAGCGCGACGACATCATCGGCCAGAATCCGCAGTGCCAGCACCTGGCGTCTGACAAATTTCACCAGGATCCCGTGACGCGGTCCCAGCACCGCCGCCAGCAGAAACAGCAGCCCCGCCACGACCGCCATCATGCCGGCGGTTGTCGTGCTGCCGAAACCAAACCACGACGGCACAATCAGCGCCGCAGCGTGTCCCAGCAGAGCCGACAGCGCGGCCAGAATGACGCTGAGCACAATCATCGTCGTCAGCCGATCGGTCAGCATGTACGCGGCAGCCGGCGGCACGATCAGCATCGCCACAACAAGAATGCTGCCGACCGTTTCAAAGCTCGCCACCGCCGTCACGGCAACCAGCACCATCAGCGCGTAGTGCATCAATCCGGCGTGGAAACCGGTTGACGTCGCCAGACCCGGATCGAAGGACGTGATCTTCAGCTCCTTAAAGAACACAACCACAAACAGCAGGTTGATGGATGCGACAACTGCCAGAGTCAGCGTCGGCTGCGGAATTCTGCGATCCTCGTCACCCAGCAGGTCCAGCGGAATGGATTCCAGTGACCCGTACAGGACGCAGCCGGGATCCAGGTCGACGTGATCGGCCGCCTGCACAATCATCACCAGGCCGAGTGCGAACAGCGACGTGAACACGACTCCCATCGAAGCGCCTTCGTCGACGCGGCCGATTCCCCGAACCCATTCGGTAAACACTGCCGTCAGCAGCCCGACGACGACGGCTCCCGCGAACATTGGCACGCTGTTGCGAGTTCCGCTGATGAAGAAGGCAACCGCCAGGCCCGGCAGGACCGCATGAGTGATTGCGTCACCGAGCATGCTGAGCTTTCTAAGCACCAGAAAGTTTCCCAGCAGCGCCGCGGCGACCGCGCAAAGGGCTCCCGTAATGACGATCCAGCCATCCAGCGCGAACGTCCAGTCGTTCAGAGCGGACATCATCCCGCACCTCCCGCCGCGCGCGGTTCCGCCAGTTCGTGCGGACTTGCGGGAACCTGCCTGACCACCTCGCGCTTCTCCAGCAGCGCTTCCAGCCGAGCGACGATTTCCGGTTCCAGAACATGTTCGATCGCGTCCGCGTCCCTGTCGACTCGCGCGGCGGCAACTTCGGCATACGTGATCAGATACAGCTCCCACAGGCGGTGCTGTCGAGTCAGCCGGGCCGCTTCACGGAAACCCTGCGTCGTCAGCCGGACATGTTGTGCGTCCGATGTGCTGACCAGGCCGTCATCCTCGGCGCTTCGTATTTCGTGTCGCAGTCTTCCAATTGACCAGCTTCGTTCCTGCAGCAAATCGGCGACGGCAACCGTCCGCAGTTCAAGCCATTGCGAAAGTAACGCTCCCGCCGAGCCGTCCGGACCGGCAGCCCCCGCCGGAACAGGCATGCCGGAAGTAACACCGGCGCTGCCCGCCTCCAGCAGTTCAAACATCGCTCGCAGCAGATGCTGACGCTGGACTCTGCGATTCAGCCGGCGACGACGCAGCCAGCGAGTCAGCGCGCCTCGCGCGGAACCGAACATCATGCTGACGACAAAGAACGCCGCACACACCAGTACGATCATTGCTCCGGAGGGCAGGTTTGAAAACAGAGCACTCATCGCCGCCCCCAGCATTCCGCCCGCGGCTCCCAGCACGGCGGAAATTACCGTCATGCGCAGCATCGACTCCGTCCAGAATCTGGCCGCGGCCGCCGGAATGACCAGCAGCGCGACCATCAGAATCAAACCCACCGCCTGCAGTCCGACGATTGACACGATGACCACCAGCGTCATCAGTGCAATGTCCAGGAGCACTGTCGGATATCCGTCGGAACCCGCAAAGCCTTCGTCGAAGCACAACAGCTTCAGTTCCTTGAACAGCAGCAGGCAAACGACAAGACACACGGCGGCGGCCAGTGCGATCATCCAGGCATCCTTCAGGCCCATCGAAGCGGTCTTGCCGTAAATGAAAGATTCCAGACCGGCGGCGTGACCGGTCGACATGTTTTGGATCACGCCCAGCAGCGAGACACCGGCTCCGTAAGACACGCTCAGCACGATTCCAAGCGCCGCGTCTTCCTTCAGCCGCGTCAGCCGGCGGATCATCAGAATCGCGGCGACACCAACCAGCCCGCTGACGGTGGCTCCTGAAAGCAGCACGGGCAGCGCTTTCCCGTTGGCACCGGCGGCTGTGGCGACGATGAACGCCAAAGCGATCCCCGGCAGAGTGGCGTGACTGATCGCATCTCCCATCAGAGCCCGTTTGCGAAGCAGCGTGAAACTGCCGACGACTCCGGCTGCGCAGCCGAGCAGCGTCGTGCCGAGGATGACGACTCGCGAGTTGTAGTCCTCCAGCAGGAGGACTCGCCGCCACTGTTCGACGGACGGCCATGCGAGCGCCCGGTCGCTGAGGGATTCATGGCCGGATGGGTGTGTCGGAGGTGCGGCGAACGCGGTGCTCGCGCAAGCCATCCCCCATATCAGGAACAGCACCACCCGCCGACATGCGAAGATCAGACGTCCCGTCATTCCCGCGCAGGCGGGAACCCAGTGACGCGCTGGCTGGGTTCCCGCCTGCGCGGGAATGACGGGATAGTGGACACTCGGCAGAATTGACGTAGCGCCGGGATGCTTCCATCGCTGCTGGCGTTTGCCGGCCTCATCACGACCCTTCGTTGAAACCTCCGCTACGAAAGTTTTTGCATGCGGAGCAACGTTACGCGAGGCACTCACAGCGACCGCTCCCGTCTGCGCATCGCATCCGAAACTTCGTCCAGCAGCGTCAGACGACCGCCGTAGGTCTTCTGAAGATTCTCCGACGTGAACACTTCTTCCACCGGTCCGTGAGCGACCACGCGCATGTTCAGCAGCACGACGTGGTCGAAGTAATCGGGCACGGTCTGCAGGTCGTGATGAATCACGACCGCCGTTTTTCCGTCCGCCTTCATCTCGCGAAGAATCTGGATGATGGCTCGTTCCGTCGACGCATCGACGGCAGCGAACGGTTCGTCCATCAGGTACAGATCCGCGTTCTGTACCAGCGCCCGCGCCAGAAATGTGCGCTGCTGCTGGCCTCCGGATAACTGGCTGATCTGCCGGTGTGCGAGGTCCGCAATTCCGACGCGTTCCAACGCATCCATCGCGGCCTTGCGATGCCTGCGGCGAACCGGAAGACACCAGCCGATGCGGCTGTAAAGTCCCATCGTGACGACGTCGAGTGCGTTCACCGGAAAGTCCCAGTCGACGCTTTCGCGCTGTGGCACGTAGCCGACTCGCCGGCGATTGTGCCGGTACGTGTCGCCAAACACCCGGACGCGGCCGGAAGCCTTCGGAGTCAGATCCATGACGGCTTTCAGCAGCGTGCTCTTCCCTGCTCCATTCGGCCCGACGACGCCGACCAGCGTCCCCGGCGGCACGTCGAATTCCACATCCCAGATGACCGGCTTGCGATGATACGCAACCGTCAGGTCGTAAACCGACAGCGGAATGTCGGGGGACGGTGCGGCACTTGATGCAACGCCCGAATCGTGAACGACACTGGACACTGGAAAACGCCTCGCATTCTGTTCGACATGTTTAACCGCCAGCCCTGGCGAGCGCTGCGCTCACCGAGTTGCTCCGGCCGTTCAGGGATAGAAGTAGATGGGATTTCGGAAGCGGCAATCTGAAAGCACCGTCGACAGCGAAGCGCTCGCCAGGGGTCGCGGTTAAACGATTAATCCGGCTTGAGCTTTCCCTGAAACCCTTCCGCCGGAGCTTCCCCGCCCAGCATCCGGGCGACGAGCGTGATGTTGTGGTCCAGCATTCCGATGTATGTTCCTTCGTAGGTGCCTTCGCTTCCCATGGCATCGGAATACAGTTCGCCGCCAATTTTCACGTCATGGCCCCTTGAGCGGGCTCCTTCAGCCAGTGCGTCGATGTTCTTGCGCGGCACGCTGCTTTCCACAAACACGGCTGCGATATCGCGTTCAACCAGCAGGTCTACCAGTTCGTTGATGTGCTGCAGGCCGGCCTCCGATTCCGTCGACAGGCCCTGCACTCCAAGCACTTCCAGCCCATAGGCTCGCCCGAAATAGTTGAAGGCGTCGTGAGATGTAATCAGGACGCGGCTGCCGTCAGGGATCGTCGCAATCGCTTTGCCGCCATACTCGTGAAGCTTCGACAACTGCTGTCGATACTCGGCCGCGCTGGATCGGAACGCTTCGGCGTGGTTCGGGTCGAACTTTGCCAGTGAGTCCGCGACCACGGCGACGCATTCCGACCAGGCACTGACATCCATCCAGACGTGCGGGTCATAGTGTCCGGCGAAATCTTCCGGTTCCAGCAGCGACGTCTCAGGAATCCCTTCCGTCACTGCGATGACGGGCTTCGACCGAGCAACTTTGACCAGCGTGTCGGTCATCTTGCCTTCCAGCATCAGACCGGAATAGAAGACGATGTCTCCGCCCATGATTGTTTTGACATCGTCGCGAGTGACCTTATACAAGTGCGGATCGACGCCGGAACCGCAGATCTGCGTGACGCTGATGTGTTTTCCGCCGACCTGCCGCACGATGTCCGCAACCATGCCGACCGTGGCGACGACTTTGACGGGATTATGGCCCGACGCCGCTTTGTCGCTCCCGGTGCCGCTCGTACCTGCCGAACCGCCGCACCCGGCCAGAACACCGGCCAGCACGATCGCAACCACGTATTGAAACAGTCTGAGAATCACGACGTGTTTACTCCGTCCGATGGATGAAAGCAGCCAGTGCTGCGTTTCAGGGAATAAAGTGTAGCCGATGCTACATTTCTGTCAACGACCGCTCCGAGGGGTTGCTTTCCGGTTGCTGGCCGTTCCGGCGGGTACCACATCCTGCGTCCAGCAAGTTGTGCGGCGCAGCCGTCGGAAACGTTCCCTGTGCGTGGTGAGTCCACCGGCGGTCATTTTTCGCACGGCGTTCGTGATGGCAGTGCTCGAGACCTGGCTCGCTCCCGCCTCAACGCCTTCCGGCCGCTGCGCGGCACAACTTGCCTGAACGGCAGGATGTGTACCCGTTGCGTGATTGAGCGCCATTACTGGCGAAACGGTTTCGTCTTCGTCACCATGATCGCTGTTCGAAATCCGTCGATTTCCAGCGATTACCCCATGGCACAACGCACGGAGAAAATCATGTCTCACGCATCAATATCGCGACGGACCGTGGTTGCCGGTCTTGGCGCTTCGGTCGCAGCCGCGTCTGTCGGCGCAGCTGCCGCAGCTCCGCAGCAGACGCGAAGTGCCGTTCCCGGCGAATTCAGGATCGCGAAGAATCGCATTCACCAGGCGGTCATGGGCTGGTGCTTTGATCCCATGCCGATCCCCGACCTGATTCGGCACTGTGCGGACATCGGCTACCTGGCGATGGAGGGCATTGATCCGAAGTTTTATCCGGAGGCAAAGAAGCACGGCCTGAAGGTTTCACTGGTAAACAGTCATGGTTTCGTGAAGGGCCCGGTCGACCCGAAAAACCACGAAGACGTCATCGCCGCGCTGAAGAAGTCGATCGACATCGCCGCGGA contains:
- a CDS encoding metal ABC transporter permease, with product MMSALNDWTFALDGWIVITGALCAVAAALLGNFLVLRKLSMLGDAITHAVLPGLAVAFFISGTRNSVPMFAGAVVVGLLTAVFTEWVRGIGRVDEGASMGVVFTSLFALGLVMIVQAADHVDLDPGCVLYGSLESIPLDLLGDEDRRIPQPTLTLAVVASINLLFVVVFFKELKITSFDPGLATSTGFHAGLMHYALMVLVAVTAVASFETVGSILVVAMLIVPPAAAYMLTDRLTTMIVLSVILAALSALLGHAAALIVPSWFGFGSTTTAGMMAVVAGLLFLLAAVLGPRHGILVKFVRRQVLALRILADDVVALLYRLEEKAETSAASLTSLQDLLLADQMSLRTVLKWLRIRDELDVTDSGYVLTEHGRARARGLVRSHRLWEQYLVSLAGIPTDRIHDKAERLEHFTDQELRDRLDEATEAPTIDPHGSEIPAEK
- a CDS encoding iron chelate uptake ABC transporter family permease subunit, which gives rise to MSASRNVAPHAKTFVAEVSTKGRDEAGKRQQRWKHPGATSILPSVHYPVIPAQAGTQPARHWVPACAGMTGRLIFACRRVVLFLIWGMACASTAFAAPPTHPSGHESLSDRALAWPSVEQWRRVLLLEDYNSRVVILGTTLLGCAAGVVGSFTLLRKRALMGDAISHATLPGIALAFIVATAAGANGKALPVLLSGATVSGLVGVAAILMIRRLTRLKEDAALGIVLSVSYGAGVSLLGVIQNMSTGHAAGLESFIYGKTASMGLKDAWMIALAAAVCLVVCLLLFKELKLLCFDEGFAGSDGYPTVLLDIALMTLVVIVSIVGLQAVGLILMVALLVIPAAAARFWTESMLRMTVISAVLGAAGGMLGAAMSALFSNLPSGAMIVLVCAAFFVVSMMFGSARGALTRWLRRRRLNRRVQRQHLLRAMFELLEAGSAGVTSGMPVPAGAAGPDGSAGALLSQWLELRTVAVADLLQERSWSIGRLRHEIRSAEDDGLVSTSDAQHVRLTTQGFREAARLTRQHRLWELYLITYAEVAAARVDRDADAIEHVLEPEIVARLEALLEKREVVRQVPASPHELAEPRAAGGAG
- a CDS encoding ABC transporter ATP-binding protein, with translation MSSVVHDSGVASSAAPSPDIPLSVYDLTVAYHRKPVIWDVEFDVPPGTLVGVVGPNGAGKSTLLKAVMDLTPKASGRVRVFGDTYRHNRRRVGYVPQRESVDWDFPVNALDVVTMGLYSRIGWCLPVRRRHRKAAMDALERVGIADLAHRQISQLSGGQQQRTFLARALVQNADLYLMDEPFAAVDASTERAIIQILREMKADGKTAVVIHHDLQTVPDYFDHVVLLNMRVVAHGPVEEVFTSENLQKTYGGRLTLLDEVSDAMRRRERSL
- a CDS encoding zinc ABC transporter substrate-binding protein, whose amino-acid sequence is MILRLFQYVVAIVLAGVLAGCGGSAGTSGTGSDKAASGHNPVKVVATVGMVADIVRQVGGKHISVTQICGSGVDPHLYKVTRDDVKTIMGGDIVFYSGLMLEGKMTDTLVKVARSKPVIAVTEGIPETSLLEPEDFAGHYDPHVWMDVSAWSECVAVVADSLAKFDPNHAEAFRSSAAEYRQQLSKLHEYGGKAIATIPDGSRVLITSHDAFNYFGRAYGLEVLGVQGLSTESEAGLQHINELVDLLVERDIAAVFVESSVPRKNIDALAEGARSRGHDVKIGGELYSDAMGSEGTYEGTYIGMLDHNITLVARMLGGEAPAEGFQGKLKPD